In Apus apus isolate bApuApu2 chromosome 25, bApuApu2.pri.cur, whole genome shotgun sequence, the following proteins share a genomic window:
- the CAVIN1 gene encoding caveolae-associated protein 1 isoform X3, with protein sequence MGSLSLQQLPEPFTQVTASPGSASQDSRAIMEDTTLQIIEPPTASEASEEQAPEEPIKSDQINGVMVLTLLDKIIGAVDQIQLTQTQLEERQQEMDSAVTSIQGELTKLTKAHTTTSNTVNKMLEKVRKVSVNVKTVRQNLEKQAGQIKKLEANEAELLKRRNFKVMIYQPEKTQRVSFESSPGTAL encoded by the exons ATGGGATcgctctctctccagcagcttcccGAGCCATTCACtcaag TGACGGCGTCTCCGGGCTCTGCCAGCCAGGACTCCCGAGCCATCATGGAGGATACTACTTTGCAAATCATTGAACCACCAACTGCTTCCGAGGCCTCTGAGGAGCAAGCACCTGAGGAACCCATCAAATCTGACCAGATCAACGGTGTGATGGTGCTGACCCTTTTGGACAAGATCATTGGAGCAGTGGATCAGATCCAGCTGACCCAAACACAGCTGGAGGAGAGACAGCAAGAGATGGACAGCGCAGTGACCAGCATCCAGGGGGAGTTAACCAAGCTGACCAAGGCACACACCACCACCAGCAACACCGTCAACAAGATGCTGGAGAAGGTGCGCAAGGTGAGCGTCAACGTGAAGACCGTGCGGCAGAACCTGGAGAAGCAAGCGGGGCAGATCAAGAAGCTGGAGGCCAAtgaggctgagctgctgaaacGCAGGAACTTCAAAGTCATGATCTACCAG CCCGAGAAGACCCAGAGAGTGAGCTTTGAGTCTTCGCCAGGGACTGCCCTCTGA
- the CAVIN1 gene encoding caveolae-associated protein 1 isoform X1: MGSLSLQQLPEPFTQVTASPGSASQDSRAIMEDTTLQIIEPPTASEASEEQAPEEPIKSDQINGVMVLTLLDKIIGAVDQIQLTQTQLEERQQEMDSAVTSIQGELTKLTKAHTTTSNTVNKMLEKVRKVSVNVKTVRQNLEKQAGQIKKLEANEAELLKRRNFKVMIYQDEVKLPSKLSISKSLKEGEKLEKEGEGEEVPVGEDHAEEDHIQLSSDEEVEIEEIIEESRAERIKRSGMKRVDDFKKAFSKEKMEKTKLKTKENLEKTRHNLEKTRHNLEKRMNKLGTKIVTNERREKMKTSRDKLRKSFTPDHTIYARSKTAVYKVPPFTFHVKKIREGEVEVKATELVEVGGEEGENSDLMRGESPEMHTLLEITEESDAVLVDKSDSE, from the exons ATGGGATcgctctctctccagcagcttcccGAGCCATTCACtcaag TGACGGCGTCTCCGGGCTCTGCCAGCCAGGACTCCCGAGCCATCATGGAGGATACTACTTTGCAAATCATTGAACCACCAACTGCTTCCGAGGCCTCTGAGGAGCAAGCACCTGAGGAACCCATCAAATCTGACCAGATCAACGGTGTGATGGTGCTGACCCTTTTGGACAAGATCATTGGAGCAGTGGATCAGATCCAGCTGACCCAAACACAGCTGGAGGAGAGACAGCAAGAGATGGACAGCGCAGTGACCAGCATCCAGGGGGAGTTAACCAAGCTGACCAAGGCACACACCACCACCAGCAACACCGTCAACAAGATGCTGGAGAAGGTGCGCAAGGTGAGCGTCAACGTGAAGACCGTGCGGCAGAACCTGGAGAAGCAAGCGGGGCAGATCAAGAAGCTGGAGGCCAAtgaggctgagctgctgaaacGCAGGAACTTCAAAGTCATGATCTACCAG GATGAAGTGAAGCTCCCGTCTAAACTGAGCATCAGCAAGTCTCTGAAGGAGGGTGAAAAGCTAGAGAAggaaggtgagggtgaggaggtGCCTGTGGGTGAGGACCATGCAGAGGAGGACCACATCCAGCTCTCCTCAGATGAAGAGGTGGAGATTGAAGAGATTATTGAAGAGTCACGGGCAGAGCGCATCAAAAGGAGTGGCATGAAAAGAGTGGATGACTTTAAGAAGGCATTCTCAAaggagaagatggagaagaCTAAACTGAAGACCAAGGAAAATCTGGAGAAGACCCGCCACAACTTGGAGAAGACCCGCCacaacctggagaagaggatgAACAAGCTGGGCACCAAGATTGTGACTaatgaaaggagagagaagatgaaGACCTCTCGGGACAAGCTGAGGAAGTCTTTCACCCCTGACCACACCATCTATGCCAGGTCCAAGACAGCCGTCTACAAGGTGCCACCCTTCACTTTCCATGTCAAGAAAATAAGAGAGGGTGAGGTGGAAGTGAAAGCCACGGAGCTGGTGGAGGTtggtggagaggagggagaaaactCGGATCTGATGCGTGGGGAGAGCCCCGAGATGCACACGCTGCTGGAGATCACGGAGGAGTCGGACGCGGTGCTGGTGGACAAGAGTGACAGCGAGTAG
- the CAVIN1 gene encoding caveolae-associated protein 1 isoform X2 translates to MTASPGSASQDSRAIMEDTTLQIIEPPTASEASEEQAPEEPIKSDQINGVMVLTLLDKIIGAVDQIQLTQTQLEERQQEMDSAVTSIQGELTKLTKAHTTTSNTVNKMLEKVRKVSVNVKTVRQNLEKQAGQIKKLEANEAELLKRRNFKVMIYQDEVKLPSKLSISKSLKEGEKLEKEGEGEEVPVGEDHAEEDHIQLSSDEEVEIEEIIEESRAERIKRSGMKRVDDFKKAFSKEKMEKTKLKTKENLEKTRHNLEKTRHNLEKRMNKLGTKIVTNERREKMKTSRDKLRKSFTPDHTIYARSKTAVYKVPPFTFHVKKIREGEVEVKATELVEVGGEEGENSDLMRGESPEMHTLLEITEESDAVLVDKSDSE, encoded by the exons A TGACGGCGTCTCCGGGCTCTGCCAGCCAGGACTCCCGAGCCATCATGGAGGATACTACTTTGCAAATCATTGAACCACCAACTGCTTCCGAGGCCTCTGAGGAGCAAGCACCTGAGGAACCCATCAAATCTGACCAGATCAACGGTGTGATGGTGCTGACCCTTTTGGACAAGATCATTGGAGCAGTGGATCAGATCCAGCTGACCCAAACACAGCTGGAGGAGAGACAGCAAGAGATGGACAGCGCAGTGACCAGCATCCAGGGGGAGTTAACCAAGCTGACCAAGGCACACACCACCACCAGCAACACCGTCAACAAGATGCTGGAGAAGGTGCGCAAGGTGAGCGTCAACGTGAAGACCGTGCGGCAGAACCTGGAGAAGCAAGCGGGGCAGATCAAGAAGCTGGAGGCCAAtgaggctgagctgctgaaacGCAGGAACTTCAAAGTCATGATCTACCAG GATGAAGTGAAGCTCCCGTCTAAACTGAGCATCAGCAAGTCTCTGAAGGAGGGTGAAAAGCTAGAGAAggaaggtgagggtgaggaggtGCCTGTGGGTGAGGACCATGCAGAGGAGGACCACATCCAGCTCTCCTCAGATGAAGAGGTGGAGATTGAAGAGATTATTGAAGAGTCACGGGCAGAGCGCATCAAAAGGAGTGGCATGAAAAGAGTGGATGACTTTAAGAAGGCATTCTCAAaggagaagatggagaagaCTAAACTGAAGACCAAGGAAAATCTGGAGAAGACCCGCCACAACTTGGAGAAGACCCGCCacaacctggagaagaggatgAACAAGCTGGGCACCAAGATTGTGACTaatgaaaggagagagaagatgaaGACCTCTCGGGACAAGCTGAGGAAGTCTTTCACCCCTGACCACACCATCTATGCCAGGTCCAAGACAGCCGTCTACAAGGTGCCACCCTTCACTTTCCATGTCAAGAAAATAAGAGAGGGTGAGGTGGAAGTGAAAGCCACGGAGCTGGTGGAGGTtggtggagaggagggagaaaactCGGATCTGATGCGTGGGGAGAGCCCCGAGATGCACACGCTGCTGGAGATCACGGAGGAGTCGGACGCGGTGCTGGTGGACAAGAGTGACAGCGAGTAG